The [Eubacterium] siraeum genome contains a region encoding:
- the ppdK gene encoding pyruvate, phosphate dikinase, which produces MAHKYCYLFSEGNATMRELLGGKGANLAEMTNIGLPVPQGFTISTEACTKYYDDGRKINDEIMAEINEYIVKMEGITGKKFGDKENPLLVSVRSGARASMPGMMDTILNLGLNEDVVAVMAEKSNNERWAWDCYRRFIQMYSDVVMEVGKKYFEELIDKMKAEKGVTQDVELDANDLKELAGQFKAEYKAKIGEDFPSDPKEQLMGAIKAVFRSWDNPRANVYRRDNDIPYSWGTAVNVQSMAFGNMGDDCGTGVAFTRDPATGAKGLFGEFLTNAQGEDVVAGVRTPMHIQEMEQKFPEAFKEFTEVCKTLEDHYRDMQDMEFTVEHGKLYMLQTRNGKRTAQAALKIACDLVDEGMRTEEEAVAMIDPRNLDTLLHPQFDAKALKAATPIGKGLGASPGAACGKIVFTAEDAVEWADKGEKVVLVRLETSPEDITGMKAAQGILTVRGGMTSHAAVVARGMGECCVSGCSAINMDEANKKFELGGKTFVEGDVISIDGTTGNIYDGAIATVDAQIAGEFGRIMAWADKYRVLKVRTNADTPADAKKARELGAEGIGLCRTEHMFFEADRIAAFREMICSDTVEEREAALAKIEPMQQADFEALYEALEGCPVTIRFLDPPLHEFVPTEEADIEALAKAQGKSVETIKNIIASLHEFNPMMGHRGCRLAVTYPEIAKMQTKAVIKAALNVKKNHPDWTIVPEIMIPLVGDVKELKYVKNFVVETADAVIKEAGADLKYEVGTMIEIPRAALTADEIAKEAEFFCFGTNDLTQMTYGFSRDDAGKFLNAYYDAKIFENDPFAKLDQTGVGKLMEMAIKLGKATRPDMHIGICGEHGGDPSSVEFCHKIGLTYVSCSPFRVPIARLAAAQAAIADKK; this is translated from the coding sequence ATGGCACATAAGTATTGCTACCTCTTCTCAGAGGGTAATGCTACAATGAGAGAGCTTCTCGGCGGTAAGGGCGCAAACCTTGCAGAAATGACCAACATCGGTCTTCCCGTACCCCAGGGCTTCACAATTTCAACAGAGGCTTGTACAAAGTACTACGATGACGGCCGTAAGATCAACGATGAGATCATGGCTGAAATCAACGAATACATCGTAAAGATGGAAGGTATCACAGGCAAGAAGTTCGGTGATAAGGAAAATCCCCTGCTCGTATCTGTACGTTCAGGTGCAAGAGCTTCTATGCCCGGTATGATGGATACTATCCTTAACCTCGGTCTTAACGAGGACGTTGTTGCAGTAATGGCTGAAAAGTCAAACAACGAAAGATGGGCTTGGGACTGCTACAGAAGATTTATCCAGATGTACTCCGACGTAGTTATGGAAGTCGGCAAGAAGTACTTCGAAGAGCTTATCGACAAGATGAAGGCTGAAAAGGGCGTTACACAGGACGTTGAGCTTGATGCTAACGACTTAAAGGAGCTTGCAGGTCAGTTCAAGGCTGAATACAAGGCTAAGATCGGTGAAGACTTCCCCTCTGATCCTAAGGAACAGCTGATGGGCGCTATCAAGGCAGTATTCCGTTCATGGGACAACCCCAGAGCTAACGTATACAGACGTGACAACGATATTCCTTACTCATGGGGTACAGCCGTAAACGTACAGTCTATGGCATTCGGTAACATGGGTGACGACTGCGGTACAGGTGTTGCATTCACTCGTGACCCTGCTACAGGTGCTAAGGGTCTGTTCGGTGAGTTCTTAACAAACGCACAGGGCGAAGACGTTGTTGCAGGTGTTCGTACACCTATGCACATTCAGGAAATGGAACAGAAGTTCCCTGAGGCTTTCAAGGAGTTCACAGAAGTTTGCAAGACTCTTGAAGACCACTACAGAGATATGCAGGATATGGAGTTCACAGTTGAACACGGTAAGCTTTATATGCTCCAGACAAGAAACGGTAAGAGAACAGCTCAGGCTGCTCTGAAGATCGCTTGTGACCTCGTTGACGAAGGCATGAGAACAGAAGAAGAAGCTGTTGCTATGATCGATCCCCGTAACCTTGATACACTTCTTCACCCCCAGTTCGACGCAAAGGCACTCAAGGCCGCTACACCTATCGGTAAGGGTCTCGGCGCTTCTCCCGGAGCTGCTTGCGGTAAGATCGTATTCACAGCTGAAGACGCTGTAGAGTGGGCTGATAAGGGCGAAAAGGTAGTTCTGGTTCGTCTTGAAACATCACCTGAGGATATTACAGGTATGAAGGCTGCTCAGGGTATCCTGACAGTTCGTGGCGGTATGACATCACACGCAGCCGTTGTTGCTCGTGGTATGGGTGAGTGCTGCGTTTCCGGTTGCTCTGCAATCAACATGGATGAAGCTAACAAGAAGTTTGAGCTTGGCGGCAAGACATTCGTTGAAGGCGACGTAATCTCTATCGACGGTACAACAGGTAACATCTATGACGGTGCTATCGCTACTGTTGACGCTCAGATCGCAGGCGAATTCGGCAGAATCATGGCTTGGGCTGACAAGTACAGAGTTCTTAAGGTAAGAACAAACGCTGATACTCCCGCTGACGCTAAGAAGGCAAGAGAACTCGGCGCTGAAGGTATCGGTCTTTGCCGTACTGAGCATATGTTCTTCGAAGCTGACAGAATCGCCGCTTTCCGTGAGATGATCTGCTCAGATACAGTTGAAGAAAGAGAAGCTGCACTTGCTAAGATCGAGCCTATGCAGCAGGCTGACTTCGAGGCTCTTTACGAAGCACTTGAAGGTTGCCCTGTAACAATCAGATTCCTTGATCCTCCTCTGCACGAATTCGTTCCTACAGAAGAAGCTGACATCGAGGCTCTCGCTAAGGCTCAGGGCAAGTCTGTTGAAACGATCAAGAACATCATCGCATCTCTCCACGAGTTCAACCCCATGATGGGTCACAGAGGATGCCGTCTTGCAGTAACATATCCTGAAATCGCTAAGATGCAGACTAAGGCTGTTATCAAGGCTGCATTGAACGTTAAGAAGAATCACCCCGACTGGACAATCGTTCCTGAGATCATGATTCCTCTGGTTGGCGATGTTAAGGAACTCAAGTACGTTAAGAACTTCGTTGTTGAAACAGCTGACGCTGTTATCAAGGAAGCCGGCGCTGACCTCAAGTATGAAGTTGGTACAATGATCGAGATCCCCAGAGCAGCACTTACAGCTGACGAAATCGCTAAGGAAGCTGAGTTCTTCTGCTTCGGTACAAACGACCTTACACAGATGACATACGGCTTCTCTCGTGATGACGCAGGCAAGTTCCTTAACGCTTACTATGACGCTAAGATCTTCGAGAACGATCCCTTCGCTAAGCTCGACCAGACAGGCGTTGGCAAGCTGATGGAAATGGCTATCAAGCTCGGTAAGGCTACACGTCCCGATATGCACATCGGTATCTGCGGCGAACACGGCGGTGATCCCTCATCTGTTGAGTTCTGCCACAAGATCGGTCTGACATATGTTTCATGCTCACCCTTCCGTGTACCGATCGCAAGACTTGCAGCAGCTCAGGCAGCTATCGCTGACAAGAAGTAA
- the rlmB gene encoding 23S rRNA (guanosine(2251)-2'-O)-methyltransferase RlmB — MQIQENYRGIIMGTASNEEIIYGKNAVTEALKAEKPIDTVFVLKGAQGMNQIIALAKKQGIVVKDAGEDKLKALCGDKHGGVAAALSAVSYCTVEDILANAESKGKPPFIIICDEIQDPHNLGAIIRTAEAAGADGVIIPKRRSATVNPTVFKTSAGAAAWIKIARVSNLVDTIKTLKKHGVWVYGAEADGTPIDKADLSGALALVIGSEGFGLGKLVKENCDVVLSLPMFGKVNSLNASVCAGILMYEAVKYR, encoded by the coding sequence ATGCAGATACAAGAAAATTACAGAGGTATCATAATGGGAACAGCTTCAAACGAAGAAATTATATACGGTAAAAATGCGGTCACAGAGGCTCTCAAAGCCGAAAAGCCGATAGACACCGTCTTTGTGCTTAAAGGTGCGCAGGGGATGAATCAGATCATCGCACTTGCCAAAAAGCAGGGCATAGTCGTAAAGGACGCAGGCGAGGATAAGCTGAAAGCCTTGTGCGGCGACAAGCACGGCGGCGTTGCGGCGGCATTATCGGCAGTTTCATACTGCACGGTAGAGGATATTCTGGCAAATGCCGAAAGCAAGGGCAAACCGCCTTTTATAATTATATGTGACGAGATACAGGATCCGCATAATCTGGGTGCGATAATCCGTACAGCCGAGGCGGCGGGTGCAGACGGAGTGATTATTCCGAAAAGACGCAGTGCTACCGTCAATCCTACCGTTTTCAAAACATCGGCAGGTGCGGCGGCATGGATAAAGATAGCAAGGGTATCAAATCTTGTTGATACAATAAAAACGCTCAAAAAGCACGGAGTCTGGGTATACGGTGCGGAGGCGGACGGAACTCCCATAGACAAGGCAGATTTGTCCGGAGCGTTAGCACTCGTTATCGGAAGCGAAGGCTTCGGACTCGGAAAACTCGTAAAGGAAAACTGTGACGTTGTGCTGTCGCTCCCAATGTTTGGCAAGGTCAATTCGCTCAACGCTTCGGTCTGCGCTGGCATACTGATGTACGAGGCGGTCAAATACAGATAA
- a CDS encoding nucleoside kinase codes for MLHTEQDKKQIKIITLGELNRRAEDIDTFIGTSEKQYSDKIAAAAESIAQCHKQKPLVLLSGPSGSGKTTTAYRIADALVKKGIKAIVISMDDYFVPGVIPPDENGRVDFEAPARVDCELLKKDLRTLAAGGEVRLPKFNFADNSRQHGNAIRCDGNTVVIIEGIHALNPDVTGKMHDSATFIYVSVRTRIADEKGGLLHPSKIRLIRRLSRDKLFRGRDYHRTIEQFPSVQRGESLYIMPYKHLADFDIDTFFPYELSVYRSVLAKLCDNDFDECIRQVNRYSELPRFLSLIKEVPPEAVPENSLIKEFIG; via the coding sequence TTGTTACATACTGAGCAGGACAAAAAGCAGATAAAGATAATTACGCTCGGTGAGCTTAATCGCCGTGCGGAAGATATTGATACGTTTATCGGAACCTCCGAAAAGCAGTACTCGGATAAAATAGCGGCGGCGGCAGAGAGCATAGCGCAGTGCCACAAACAAAAGCCGCTGGTGCTTTTGTCGGGACCGTCCGGTTCGGGCAAAACCACAACGGCATATCGCATAGCGGATGCGCTTGTGAAAAAGGGTATTAAGGCGATAGTCATATCTATGGATGATTATTTCGTGCCGGGAGTTATACCGCCCGATGAAAACGGCAGGGTAGACTTTGAAGCGCCTGCAAGGGTCGATTGCGAGCTTCTGAAAAAAGATCTGCGTACTCTGGCGGCAGGCGGCGAGGTAAGACTGCCTAAATTCAATTTTGCCGATAATTCAAGACAGCACGGCAACGCAATACGATGCGACGGCAACACGGTAGTTATAATAGAGGGCATCCATGCGCTCAATCCCGATGTTACGGGCAAGATGCACGACAGCGCAACGTTTATCTATGTCAGCGTCCGTACAAGAATAGCCGATGAAAAGGGCGGACTTCTCCACCCGTCAAAGATACGCCTTATCCGCAGGCTCTCCCGTGACAAGCTGTTCAGAGGAAGGGATTATCACAGGACGATAGAACAGTTCCCCAGCGTACAGCGTGGCGAAAGCCTTTATATAATGCCGTATAAGCACCTTGCGGATTTCGATATAGATACATTCTTCCCGTATGAGCTTTCGGTATACCGAAGCGTGCTTGCGAAGCTCTGCGACAATGATTTTGACGAATGTATAAGACAGGTCAACCGCTACAGCGAGTTGCCCAGATTCCTGTCGCTGATAAAAGAGGTTCCGCCGGAGGCAGTCCCCGAAAATTCGCTTATAAAGGAATTTATAGGCTGA
- a CDS encoding chemotaxis protein, whose protein sequence is MAAYSANDTGILLESGTNELELLEFNVCGNSYGINIAKVREIMMEQELVPMPQAPDEIEGVFMPRDKLITVIDLHKVLGTEKPENARGLFIICEFNGMDIGFHVTAVQGIQRIGWTAIEKPPQVSGDSTTGIATGIAKVNGKILVILDFEKIVSDINKAAGLDLKGAENAKATAVTAEKHIVIVEDSQFLNKMIVNSLSDIGFKEIRSFPNGKEAWDYISQFSGYNGDVTNCVAAVITDIEMPQMDGHHLTKLIKSDPTLKKIPVFLFSSLINEQMYQKGLSVGADEQFSKPQIGMLIERLMQILS, encoded by the coding sequence ATGGCAGCTTACAGTGCAAATGATACCGGCATACTGCTTGAAAGCGGTACTAACGAGCTGGAGCTTTTAGAATTTAATGTATGCGGAAATTCCTACGGCATAAACATTGCCAAGGTCCGTGAAATAATGATGGAACAGGAACTTGTCCCGATGCCTCAGGCACCCGATGAGATAGAGGGCGTATTTATGCCCCGTGACAAGCTGATTACCGTTATCGACTTACATAAGGTGTTAGGCACCGAAAAGCCGGAGAACGCAAGGGGATTATTCATAATCTGCGAGTTCAACGGAATGGATATAGGCTTTCACGTTACGGCAGTGCAGGGCATACAGCGTATAGGCTGGACAGCTATCGAAAAGCCCCCTCAGGTTTCGGGCGATTCGACTACCGGCATAGCTACCGGTATAGCAAAGGTTAACGGAAAGATTCTTGTTATCCTTGACTTTGAGAAGATAGTAAGCGATATAAACAAGGCGGCAGGACTTGATCTCAAGGGTGCCGAAAATGCAAAGGCTACGGCAGTGACAGCTGAAAAGCATATCGTAATAGTCGAGGATTCGCAGTTCCTCAACAAGATGATAGTAAACAGCCTTTCGGATATAGGATTTAAGGAGATCCGCTCTTTCCCCAACGGAAAAGAGGCGTGGGACTACATATCTCAGTTTTCTGGCTACAACGGCGATGTTACAAATTGCGTAGCCGCAGTTATAACCGATATTGAGATGCCACAGATGGACGGACACCACCTTACAAAGCTCATAAAATCCGACCCCACACTTAAAAAGATACCCGTTTTCCTGTTCTCATCGCTCATAAACGAGCAGATGTATCAGAAGGGACTTTCCGTAGGTGCGGACGAACAGTTCTCAAAGCCTCAGATAGGTATGCTTATCGAGCGGCTTATGCAGATACTGAGCTGA
- a CDS encoding MBL fold metallo-hydrolase, producing MRIVSLSDDETADSKLFSEYGICLYIEHGRNIILFGTGASALYLSNAERLGIPADKADTLIIPVNADDCTGGVETAVRKNRNIRIFIREDEAADCAVKEKLLRVRSGLPQSFYRSDRYNTFRFERFTEVCKDFYLVAAEKKDKAAEADRHFYIRKKGFYVPDDFLGECFAVCFPGRRRDGFVLITGGAYTGIAGMINTAKRLWDAPVLSVVGCFAYTNRLGKQTVQQSHIAKSAEELSGLRTGSIYTCHNTGRKGYETMKDILGDRLQYLRAGEELNF from the coding sequence TTGAGGATAGTATCTCTGTCCGACGATGAAACAGCCGATTCAAAGCTGTTTTCCGAGTATGGAATATGCCTTTATATTGAACACGGCAGGAACATAATTCTTTTCGGCACGGGAGCGTCTGCTCTGTATCTCAGCAACGCAGAGCGTCTTGGCATACCTGCGGATAAGGCGGATACGCTTATAATCCCCGTAAATGCCGATGATTGCACGGGCGGCGTTGAAACAGCGGTGCGAAAGAACAGAAATATACGCATTTTTATAAGAGAGGACGAAGCTGCCGATTGTGCCGTGAAGGAAAAACTGCTCAGAGTACGAAGCGGACTTCCTCAATCGTTCTACAGAAGCGACAGATACAACACGTTCCGTTTTGAACGCTTCACAGAGGTATGCAAGGACTTCTATCTTGTCGCCGCAGAAAAGAAGGATAAGGCCGCCGAAGCCGACAGGCATTTTTATATAAGGAAAAAGGGCTTTTATGTGCCGGACGATTTTTTGGGAGAATGCTTTGCCGTATGCTTCCCAGGCAGAAGACGTGACGGCTTCGTGCTGATAACAGGCGGTGCGTATACGGGCATCGCAGGTATGATAAATACGGCGAAAAGGCTGTGGGACGCTCCGGTTCTGTCTGTAGTCGGCTGCTTTGCCTACACAAACAGGCTCGGAAAACAGACCGTACAGCAAAGCCATATAGCAAAGTCGGCGGAGGAGCTGTCAGGGCTTCGCACAGGCAGTATATACACCTGCCATAACACAGGAAGAAAAGGCTATGAAACAATGAAAGATATACTCGGCGACAGGTTGCAGTACCTGCGTGCCGGAGAGGAGTTGAATTTTTAA
- a CDS encoding TrkA family potassium uptake protein produces the protein MNVLVVGCGKVGSRLANTLCDEGIDVSVIARTAAEADKMLEPDFKGSLLCGVPIDQDNLKKAGIESCDVVCAVTDDDNTNIMVSQLAKEVYGVKKVVSRILDPERGDIFAHFGLETVCPTKLTVEAICSAIKPMLEEKYVSFGSHMVRFTTMEIPKEFIGMTPVDIEYEENETLYAIIRADSTMEIVNNYNVVMREGDKLIFSKAI, from the coding sequence ATGAACGTACTGGTAGTCGGTTGCGGTAAGGTAGGCTCACGTCTTGCAAACACGCTGTGCGATGAGGGCATAGACGTTTCGGTAATAGCAAGGACGGCGGCGGAAGCGGATAAAATGCTTGAGCCTGATTTCAAGGGCAGTCTTTTATGCGGTGTGCCGATAGATCAGGATAATCTCAAAAAGGCGGGCATTGAAAGCTGTGATGTCGTATGCGCCGTTACGGACGATGACAACACCAACATAATGGTGTCACAGCTTGCAAAGGAGGTTTACGGAGTAAAGAAGGTCGTCAGCCGTATCCTTGACCCCGAAAGAGGAGATATATTCGCCCATTTCGGACTTGAAACGGTCTGCCCGACAAAGCTCACAGTTGAAGCAATATGCTCTGCGATAAAGCCTATGCTGGAAGAAAAATACGTCAGCTTCGGCTCGCATATGGTGCGTTTCACCACAATGGAGATACCTAAGGAGTTCATCGGTATGACCCCCGTTGACATAGAATATGAGGAGAACGAAACGCTGTATGCGATAATCAGGGCAGACAGCACGATGGAGATAGTGAATAATTATAACGTTGTTATGAGAGAGGGCGACAAGCTGATATTCTCAAAAGCCATCTGA
- a CDS encoding TrkA family potassium uptake protein: MHSLIIGGGKIGYYLTKVLIEKGYDVSVVEKEKEACQKFANDLNITVIKGDGTSVSVLEQAGVADADSVIAVTGRDEDNLVACQLAKRLYQVKKTIAKVNNPKNVEALKKLGVDIVVSSTDNITGQLEREIDSGKIKELLPLGAGNAGVFEIVLDNSFTLQNVPLMEMEIPLTLNIISIIRNETELIIPRGHTTLEIGDKLMILSKIKDKNDIFKAFKIKA, from the coding sequence ATGCACTCGCTTATAATAGGCGGCGGAAAGATAGGCTACTATCTGACCAAAGTCCTTATTGAAAAGGGATACGATGTATCCGTTGTTGAAAAGGAAAAGGAAGCCTGCCAGAAGTTTGCAAACGACCTTAACATAACCGTAATAAAGGGTGACGGCACAAGCGTTTCCGTGCTTGAACAGGCGGGAGTTGCCGATGCCGACAGCGTTATTGCCGTGACTGGACGTGACGAGGATAACCTTGTTGCCTGCCAGCTTGCAAAAAGGCTCTATCAGGTGAAAAAGACCATAGCAAAGGTAAACAACCCCAAAAACGTTGAGGCGCTCAAGAAACTTGGCGTAGATATAGTTGTAAGCTCTACCGATAACATTACAGGTCAGCTTGAGCGTGAGATAGACAGCGGCAAGATAAAGGAGCTTCTTCCTCTCGGCGCAGGAAATGCAGGCGTTTTCGAGATAGTGCTTGACAACAGCTTTACGCTTCAGAACGTTCCGCTTATGGAAATGGAAATACCGCTGACGCTCAACATTATTTCTATTATCCGCAATGAAACCGAGCTGATAATCCCAAGAGGTCACACCACTCTTGAGATAGGCGACAAGCTGATGATATTATCCAAAATCAAGGACAAGAATGACATTTTCAAGGCGTTTAAGATAAAGGCGTGA
- a CDS encoding glycogen/starch/alpha-glucan phosphorylase gives MTSPFTENEITRKLTEVLEYDFRVSPAEATHTQIYKALSKIVVNYLKEKRSMFMTDCNSKGRKQVYYLSMEFLMGRSLKTNLYNLGMQDEVAKALKKLDVKIEHIYEEEPDAGLGNGGLGRLAACYLDGLATCAFPATGYSILYEYGIFKQRIIDGWQTELPDDWLPGGRAWLVPVPDQAIEVHFDGEIYEKWEQNYHSVSHVNYKTVNAVPYDMYVSGYDSKGVSKLRLWSAESMSFDMNMFNQGDYAKAIGANNIAHSLTKVLYPNDNHLEGKALRLRQQYFMSAASVGDIVMRHMNVYGTLENLHEKVAIHINDTHPTLAIPELMRILLDDCGYDWDKAWNIITNTFDYTNHTVMAEALETWDVDLMQRILPRIYAIIVEINNRYCAHLMEVTGGDSEKVTRMSIILDNRVKMANLCCAASSSVNGVSKLHSEIIKDSVFHDQYTVTPDAFKNVTNGIAYRRWLLSSNQGLTNLLTECIGDGFKKDASKLADFKKFATDKSVLDKLAAVKLANKQAFAKYVYNTTGTKLNCNGIFDVQVKRLHEYKRQQLNAMNIIADYIYLLNNPDADFVPKTYIFASKAAPGYYMAKQIIKMIWCIGEELKKNPKLNEKLAVVFLEDYKVTLSEILMPASEISEQISLAGTEASGTGNMKLMLNGALTMGTYDGANVEIHEAVGDDNIFIFGMSTPEVNQLKAEGYNPEKIYNSHAVIKSVLEKMYKGINGATFEEVANSLRHADRYMCFADFDSYRGTQAKASETYKDKYLWNKMSLINIASAGIFSADRAVTDYARDIWKLI, from the coding sequence ATGACTTCACCATTTACAGAAAATGAAATAACCCGTAAGCTGACGGAGGTGCTGGAGTACGACTTCAGAGTATCCCCCGCAGAAGCAACTCACACCCAGATTTACAAGGCTTTATCAAAGATAGTGGTAAACTACCTTAAGGAAAAGCGCTCGATGTTCATGACCGACTGCAACTCAAAGGGCAGAAAGCAGGTCTACTATCTTTCAATGGAATTCCTTATGGGACGTTCGTTAAAGACAAACCTCTACAACCTCGGTATGCAGGACGAAGTGGCAAAGGCACTCAAGAAGCTTGATGTAAAGATTGAACATATCTATGAGGAAGAACCCGATGCAGGACTCGGTAACGGCGGTCTTGGCAGACTTGCCGCCTGCTACCTTGACGGACTTGCAACCTGCGCATTCCCCGCAACAGGCTACTCTATCCTTTACGAATACGGTATCTTCAAGCAGAGGATCATAGACGGCTGGCAGACAGAGCTTCCTGATGACTGGCTGCCCGGCGGCAGAGCGTGGCTCGTACCCGTACCCGATCAGGCTATAGAGGTTCATTTTGACGGCGAGATCTACGAGAAGTGGGAGCAGAACTACCACAGCGTAAGTCACGTTAACTATAAGACAGTAAACGCAGTACCCTATGATATGTATGTATCGGGCTATGACAGCAAGGGCGTTTCAAAGCTCCGTCTTTGGAGCGCAGAGAGTATGTCGTTTGATATGAATATGTTCAATCAGGGCGACTATGCAAAGGCTATCGGTGCAAATAATATCGCACACTCACTGACAAAGGTACTTTACCCCAACGATAATCACCTTGAGGGTAAGGCTCTGCGTCTGCGTCAGCAGTATTTTATGAGCGCCGCTTCTGTAGGCGATATTGTAATGCGTCACATGAACGTTTACGGTACTCTTGAAAATCTTCACGAAAAGGTAGCTATCCATATAAACGATACCCATCCCACCCTCGCTATCCCCGAGCTTATGAGAATACTGCTCGATGACTGCGGTTATGACTGGGATAAGGCGTGGAACATCATCACAAATACATTCGATTATACAAACCATACGGTTATGGCAGAAGCACTTGAAACGTGGGATGTCGATCTTATGCAGAGAATACTCCCCAGAATCTACGCTATCATAGTTGAAATAAACAACCGTTATTGCGCTCATCTTATGGAAGTAACAGGCGGCGACAGCGAGAAGGTAACAAGAATGTCCATCATTCTTGACAACCGTGTAAAGATGGCTAACCTCTGCTGTGCGGCAAGCAGCTCTGTAAACGGCGTTTCTAAGCTTCACTCCGAAATCATCAAGGACAGCGTATTCCACGATCAGTACACTGTTACTCCCGATGCCTTCAAGAACGTTACAAACGGTATCGCATACCGCCGTTGGTTACTCTCAAGCAATCAGGGACTTACAAACCTCCTTACCGAGTGCATAGGCGACGGCTTCAAGAAGGATGCGTCAAAGCTTGCAGATTTCAAGAAGTTTGCAACGGATAAGTCGGTTCTTGATAAATTAGCCGCTGTAAAGTTAGCTAACAAGCAGGCTTTTGCGAAGTATGTATACAACACCACAGGCACTAAGCTCAACTGCAACGGTATTTTCGATGTACAGGTAAAGCGTCTGCACGAATACAAGCGTCAGCAGTTAAATGCAATGAACATTATCGCAGACTACATTTATCTGCTCAATAATCCCGATGCGGACTTTGTACCCAAGACCTATATCTTCGCTTCAAAGGCGGCACCCGGCTATTATATGGCAAAGCAGATAATCAAGATGATATGGTGCATAGGCGAAGAGCTTAAGAAGAATCCCAAGCTGAACGAAAAGCTTGCTGTTGTATTCCTTGAAGATTACAAGGTAACACTGTCAGAGATTCTTATGCCCGCAAGTGAAATTTCAGAGCAGATCTCTCTTGCAGGAACAGAGGCTTCCGGTACAGGTAATATGAAGCTGATGCTCAACGGCGCTCTTACAATGGGTACCTATGACGGTGCGAATGTTGAGATACACGAAGCGGTAGGCGATGACAACATCTTCATCTTCGGTATGTCAACTCCCGAGGTAAATCAGCTTAAGGCTGAGGGATATAACCCCGAAAAGATATACAACTCACACGCAGTTATCAAGAGCGTCCTCGAAAAGATGTACAAGGGTATAAACGGTGCAACATTCGAGGAAGTAGCAAATTCACTGCGTCACGCAGACAGATATATGTGCTTTGCCGATTTCGACAGCTACAGAGGAACACAGGCAAAGGCAAGCGAAACTTATAAGGATAAGTACCTCTGGAATAAGATGTCGCTTATAAATATCGCATCTGCAGGCATATTCTCGGCTGACCGTGCCGTTACAGACTATGCCCGTGACATCTGGAAGTTAATTTAA